A portion of the Deltaproteobacteria bacterium HGW-Deltaproteobacteria-18 genome contains these proteins:
- a CDS encoding aldehyde ferredoxin oxidoreductase: MHGWTGRILDIDLSTMTARTGELPRELAISFLGGRGLNSKTLFDRVPPGLDPLSPENVYCIAPGPLSGTVLGMTSRMEVSTLSPYSGILGDGNAGERFATVMKRARADQIIITGRAARPCYLLVTPESAELHDATNLWGKGAWETTDLLLAKHGGKASVACIGQAGENLVRFASTIVDKYASAARGSGAVLGAKNLKAVVVAGNHSVSLADPETFRELAALDREFFAKDEFQRNVAARYGSHHGMSDWRPGFRNYSKYLEPGEVPPQLRPEAWKKYEIGRTGCGNCSVRCKNVYEIPDGRRKGEHGEALEYESIFCMGTNCGVCDPVAIMEMSNLGDIYGLDVIPLGNAMALAKDLYARGILTREQTGGLDLSWENVEDQIELVHLTALREGFGNILAEGMLSMAKILGPEAMQYCYHVKGLSRGPYPAGLFALAHATSTRGADHLRGRSWAYGENDPDLYPRLQASGALHADMDDPVQAIILSERVCTLADSVGRCKGAVNSWANALPLAWKHPLFEGLARLLGAATGETFSEKSLIDAADRIYTLEKAFNSRQGITSAHDSIPLNPDRLTPEEMERERTIHRDLLYRYYTRQGQDTRTGIPTRERMRELGLAMEGECLHDEGPYPEWTGPALRPLDSYPRGGNRS, from the coding sequence ATGCACGGCTGGACCGGGCGCATCCTGGATATCGACCTTTCGACGATGACGGCCCGTACCGGGGAACTGCCCCGCGAACTGGCCATCTCCTTCCTGGGCGGCCGCGGCCTCAATTCCAAGACGCTTTTTGATCGCGTGCCCCCCGGACTCGACCCTCTGAGCCCCGAAAACGTATACTGCATCGCCCCCGGCCCCCTGTCCGGCACGGTGCTGGGCATGACCAGCCGCATGGAGGTCTCGACCCTGTCCCCGTATTCGGGAATCCTCGGCGACGGCAATGCCGGCGAACGTTTCGCGACGGTCATGAAGCGTGCCCGCGCCGACCAGATCATCATCACCGGCCGCGCAGCCAGACCATGCTATCTGCTGGTCACGCCGGAAAGCGCCGAACTGCACGACGCCACAAACCTGTGGGGCAAGGGAGCCTGGGAAACGACCGACCTCCTTCTGGCCAAGCACGGCGGCAAGGCCTCCGTGGCCTGCATCGGCCAAGCGGGCGAAAATCTGGTCCGCTTCGCCTCGACCATCGTCGACAAGTACGCCTCGGCCGCCCGCGGCAGCGGCGCGGTGCTCGGCGCCAAGAACCTCAAGGCCGTCGTGGTCGCAGGCAACCATTCCGTGAGCCTGGCCGACCCCGAGACCTTCAGGGAATTGGCCGCACTTGACCGGGAATTCTTCGCCAAGGACGAATTTCAGCGGAATGTGGCCGCCAGATACGGTTCCCATCACGGCATGAGCGACTGGCGGCCCGGCTTTCGCAACTACTCGAAATATCTGGAGCCCGGCGAGGTTCCGCCCCAGCTGCGACCCGAAGCCTGGAAAAAATACGAGATCGGGCGCACGGGCTGCGGGAACTGCTCCGTGCGCTGCAAGAACGTATACGAGATCCCGGACGGCCGGCGCAAAGGCGAGCACGGGGAGGCGCTTGAATACGAATCCATCTTCTGCATGGGCACCAACTGCGGAGTCTGTGACCCCGTGGCCATCATGGAGATGAGCAACCTTGGCGACATCTACGGCCTCGACGTCATTCCGCTGGGCAACGCCATGGCCCTGGCCAAGGACCTCTACGCGCGCGGCATTCTGACCCGGGAGCAGACCGGCGGCCTCGACCTGTCGTGGGAGAACGTCGAAGACCAGATCGAGCTCGTGCACCTGACGGCCCTGCGCGAAGGCTTCGGCAACATCCTGGCAGAGGGCATGCTTTCCATGGCCAAAATTCTCGGCCCCGAAGCCATGCAGTATTGCTACCACGTCAAGGGGCTGAGCCGAGGCCCCTACCCGGCCGGACTCTTCGCCCTGGCCCACGCCACCTCGACACGCGGCGCCGACCATCTGCGTGGACGCAGCTGGGCTTACGGCGAAAACGACCCCGACCTCTACCCCAGACTTCAGGCCTCCGGAGCCCTGCATGCGGACATGGACGACCCTGTGCAGGCCATCATCCTCTCGGAGCGGGTCTGCACCCTGGCCGACTCCGTGGGACGCTGCAAAGGGGCGGTCAATTCCTGGGCCAACGCCCTGCCCCTGGCCTGGAAGCACCCTCTCTTCGAAGGGCTGGCCCGACTGCTCGGCGCGGCAACCGGCGAGACCTTTTCCGAGAAAAGCCTCATCGACGCAGCAGACCGCATCTACACGCTGGAAAAAGCCTTCAACTCCCGGCAGGGCATCACCAGTGCCCACGACTCCATCCCTCTGAACCCGGACCGTCTCACCCCGGAAGAAATGGAAAGGGAGCGGACCATTCACCGGGACCTCCTCTACCGTTACTACACCCGGCAGGGACAGGACACACGAACCGGAATCCCCACCCGGGAACGCATGAGAGAGCTGGGCCTGGCCATGGAGGGAGAGTGCCTGCATGACGAGGGTCCCTACCCCGAATGGACCGGACCTGCGCTCCGGCCCCTTGACTCCTACCCGCGCGGCGGCAACCGGTCCTGA
- a CDS encoding two-component system response regulator: MNILVIDDEDGLRRSLCAYLEDLGYETLDAANGREGLDAMRKALPDLTAVIVDLNMPVLDGYGFLQQAKIEAPEIPIIVLSGVGVINDALQAVRLGAWDFLTKPLHNFSILDHTLGKVVEKARLIRENREYQTNLEQLVQQRTAELERTRRQIMHRLSRAAEYKDNETGHHVIRVGEIAAVLAQALGLDESSCANLRDCAPLHDIGKIGIPDEVLLKPGKLDPAEWKIMQQHCMFGCEILGPLTSKEEAHSSCEEWDKKDLDGNELLDLARTLALLHHERWDGSGYPFGLAGEDIPLAARIVAVVDTYDALASERPYKDAFPEEKCLGIIRESSGTHFDPEVVEAFFANIDRIRNIRIRWQD, from the coding sequence ATGAACATACTGGTTATCGACGACGAAGACGGACTGCGGCGCTCCCTGTGCGCATATCTTGAAGACCTTGGATACGAAACCCTTGACGCGGCCAACGGACGCGAGGGTCTTGATGCCATGCGCAAGGCTCTGCCCGATCTGACGGCCGTCATCGTCGATCTGAACATGCCGGTCCTGGACGGCTACGGTTTCCTCCAACAGGCCAAAATCGAGGCGCCGGAAATACCCATCATCGTGCTCTCGGGCGTAGGCGTGATCAATGACGCGCTCCAGGCCGTAAGACTCGGCGCCTGGGACTTTCTGACAAAACCGCTGCACAATTTCAGCATCCTTGACCACACCCTCGGCAAGGTTGTCGAAAAAGCCCGCCTGATCCGTGAAAACAGGGAATATCAGACCAATCTCGAACAGCTCGTGCAACAGCGCACCGCCGAACTGGAACGAACCCGACGCCAGATCATGCATCGCCTGAGCCGCGCCGCCGAATACAAGGACAACGAGACCGGCCATCACGTCATCCGGGTCGGGGAAATCGCGGCGGTTCTGGCCCAGGCCCTGGGACTGGACGAGTCAAGCTGCGCCAATCTGCGTGATTGCGCCCCGCTGCATGACATAGGCAAAATCGGCATCCCCGACGAAGTGCTCCTGAAACCGGGTAAACTCGATCCCGCTGAGTGGAAGATCATGCAGCAGCACTGCATGTTCGGCTGCGAAATCCTGGGACCCCTGACCAGCAAGGAAGAGGCGCATTCGAGCTGCGAGGAGTGGGACAAAAAGGATCTGGACGGCAACGAATTACTTGACCTGGCGCGCACCTTGGCCCTGCTCCATCACGAACGCTGGGACGGGAGCGGTTACCCTTTCGGGCTGGCCGGTGAAGACATCCCGCTTGCGGCACGCATCGTTGCGGTAGTCGACACCTACGACGCTCTGGCCAGCGAAAGGCCATACAAGGATGCCTTTCCGGAGGAAAAATGCCTGGGCATCATCCGCGAAAGCTCGGGCACTCATTTCGATCCCGAAGTCGTCGAGGCCTTTTTTGCCAATATCGACAGAATCCGGAACATCCGCATACGGTGGCAGGACTAG